Genomic window (Vigna radiata var. radiata cultivar VC1973A chromosome 1, Vradiata_ver6, whole genome shotgun sequence):
ATGATCAATGTGTGCAAGCCAAAAACAGTGAGTTCTCTACTAGCTTTTTAATTAAGACATCTTACATTATTACTTGAATTCAAGCAAGATTTGCTTGAATACTTCCAGTATCAGAATCTATCGGATCTGACTCTTTGTAAGTGGGGATCATCACGTCCCTTCACAGactagttttttctttttgtaccgtgtttgtctttattttgaTGGGTCCCGTATTATCTTAAAACCCAGTTTTGAGTGATCCATGATTACTTATTTTGTACATAAAAAAACTGAATCGGTACTAAATTAGCTCTGATGGTAAATGAaccattgaaataaaaatgacagGAAATTGAATCAGTCAGTGCACTTGCTGTTGCAAGCATATGGCTTAGAAAATCGTGAGGATGGAGAGGGTGAGAATAAAAAAAGGGATTTAGGTTTTAGGTAGTGTGTAGTCTAGCTTCTTGTTtaccttctcttcttctcaaAGGAGGAAGTGGGTTTAAACACAAATTCTTAAAAGTTTCAATGAACTGATATCCCAAAAGTTAGAGTTTTTTTAtggaaattaataataaaagtttcacTTGTTTAGAAGAGAAACAAAAGGAGAGCTGGACCAAGCACTATTTTAGGAGAAAAGGCAAAATATGCATCTCGTCATTGTAGAAACCAATGTTCAAAAGCAGGATAACCCAAGGAATTATTTCCAAAGTcttcaattaaaatgaaataaagatgaCGGTTGATAGGGATTCTTTACTTAATTTTGCTTTTGATCAGTATACTAATGAATCCTGTAAATGCCATGAAGTTGATGGACATAAATAGAAACTAATCGTCATCTTTCATCTATTTACTTCTTTTTTGAATGACCGTCTACTACCATAAGTTTGTAACGGAGCTTCCTTAGCCAACTTAGTTCGCTTGATTATGAAGATGACCCTCATTGCATCTCTTCTCCTACACTCAAACAACATGCATAATAGGACATTCAAGTAATAATTACAACTAAGAGTGATCTTTGTACCCCACAAAAATGATTATTGAACAACTATTTTGTCGAATAGTGAAATCTTGTAGACTTGTGTTATTGAACAATAAAATCCAATTTCGCTTTATTGACTAAGTGGGTTGGTTTTCCATCCGAGAACCACTTTGTGTAAAATCACCTCAAAGCAACTATTAGTTGCGTCGGCGAATGTGGTAACTATTGATTAATGACTGTGTTATGCAGATGACTACCTAAGCCAAGAATGTAGCCAAGCATTGATAAACTGTATGAATAACTTCAAGAACTCGAGGGCTCCTACGTTCAAAGGAAACACGTGCAATGTGAATGATGTTATTGAAGTAATACATGTTGTGATGGAAGCCGCTTTACTGGCTGGAGGGATTCTCCACAAGCCCTAGAGAGTAATGTTGTTTATCTGTCTGTCTGTGATATCAAGTCTCAGCTAAGAATAGATATTCTCTCGTTCTTCCTATTGTTTTTAGTTGCTCTCTTACCAAATTAATCAAACTTCaatggtttattttatttgttaacaaCAATGTACTCTTTTCGGACACCCTTATTATTAGGTAAGGTATGTTTACTCATTCTTGTGATCCCCCACCTCTGACAAATGTACACTGCAAACAGATTTTTTGTTCTTTGGTTTTCCTTGTGATGGAATTAGTTTCGCTTTTTGAAAAATTTCCTTTAATGTTCTGAATGATTActgttttcatatatataaactataaacaAGTTAAGGTAAGCATGGCTAAGCCAACTCCAACttgaaaagtaaatttaaacatCAAAGTTCATAAGCAAACTTTCTTTTCtacaattttgtttgtttggtgATTATGTCCAACATGATAATCGAGAATAAAACACTGGTTTGTTAAAGATTTTATCCCTGGGAGTTCCATATTTCTTACTTTACAAAGAAAGTTCATTTTGGTCTTACTCCTTTTCATTTCCATTTCTTATTCTTGATTTCCTTTGGTCTGACTACTTTATCAGCATCTTGGTTTTCTGATTCATGTTGAAGGTTTCGTGATCTGTTTCGGTGTTACCGTACACAACTACGAAGGGGCTTCTAGAGTATATAACATgcaaatagtttttttttttttctcaaaaaacgGGCTTTCGAATATATGGAGCTGTTGACCACTGATGACAgctgaataattaaaatttatattgccGCTTTTGTTGCATGTCACTACAAATTTAATGTGGGATATCGGAAGCATTAGAGACATTTGTGATATTTGTAACAGCATGATAATCCGAAATTCGAACAATTTAGATATGATATGCTCACATAACTTGTCTGTTTAAAATACTACTATTGTTTAGACGTCTATCATTTTGTTTCAGGAAATTATGTATTAACTACAAGTTCATCGGAAAGAGAATgagaaacaaatatttcaagaaaataaCACTAGTTGGTTATAGTGGATATGTCGTGATGCCATAATTATTCAGTCAAGCAACCCATAAAATTTGGTAGAaatgcattttctttaattgtgtCAACCAAGGGTAAATTTTTCAATACCCGTAGAACTTTATCAGAGCGAAAATTGAttagcaaaaacaaaaaatatcccTATACTAAGGTCAATATTTCTTACTTATCGCATACTTGCAAATTCTCATATTCATCTTCTATCAAGGAAGCATTATCAAGTTTGACAAAGTTGCGAAGAATTTTGATCATTCATGGTTTTATCATCTCTCACCAGCATTATAATAAGGTGAGACATGTCTTGCATTTCTCCCTTGTCGAAACTATTCTAGCTGGCTTGGATGGCAAGCTATTTCAAATTTGCTAACCTAAAACCAACAAACTTTGATAAATCATTAAATAGTAGCATATTCTAATCTCAAATTATCATGTAGTCCGCAAAATCTAAGCCAAGGCCGTAATGGAAACTATCTTTATCAgcataataaacataaaataattcattgcCAACAATTAATCCAAAATTAAGGTCTGAATTGAAAACTAAAGTATAGACGTAAAACACTATCAAATCAAAACACCTTACCATACTCAAATTGAAATACAAGCCCATATATATCAAATGAGATCAAaaccacagaaaaaaaaaaaattgtttcacaGGGCACAGAAGCCTAAACTCCTACAATTCATTGATCCAAAAAAATTGCTACTTTCGACAGCTTAGGCAGTGGTAGCTGTTCCTCTCTTCCTGGGTGCAGCTTCGGTACCTGATTCAAAATCACAACGTTATCAAAAACGCTAAACCAACACCCAAAATTAAACACTCAAACAATTAACCGATCATACCCTCTCTGAAGCCGCTCTTGAATCTGCGAGGCACGTGACGCAGGTACCTCATTCTTCCAGTTCCAGTGGTCTTTCTCCTAATGGCCTTGACGCTCCAGTTATCTGAAACCCTAAACCAATCAAGACCGAACCTTTAACACAAACCCTAAATTTAATAAGTAAAAGAGTTACATTTTCTAGTGCGTGCTGCTGGGAAAGCACACGCAGCACAGCGACTCTTCTGGAGGTGAAAGCTGCGACGTCCGCATCTGACACAGAGGGTGTGGGTCTTGTTCCTCCTCTTACCGAAACTCCCTGTTCCCTTCCCCTGCACTCATGCAAAATCCAAACACCATCAGAACCAGATTTATATCACACCTACACAGTAAAAGAGAGAAGACGATACCATTGATGGTAGACGCAGAGCAGAAACCCAACTGCTACGAAAGGAGAGAATTTATATGAAACCTAACCTAATTGCTGCACTGTAGAGAATTTATGTATGTATCGGCTCTGTGAGTGAGATTTTTTTGTTTGGGCCTTCGGCCCAATTATATAGCTTTTTGGGGAGAGTTACTCCCTTATGtaccttttctattttttttttaccctttAATATGTTTACATCTATTTAAGAAGGTTACCTTTAATGTGATGGAATTAGTTTTGCTTTTTGAATGATTACTATTCATCTATGTAAACTATAAACAAGTAGAGGTAAGCATGGCTAAGCCAACACCATCTTGAAAAGTAATTTGAACATCAAAGTTCATAAGCAAACTTTCTTTTCtacaattttgtttgtttgttgattGTGTCCAACATGATAATCGAGAATAAAGCACTAGTTtgttaaagattttatttttatccatgGGAGTTCCATATTTCTTACCTTACaaagaaaattcagaaaaaagTTATCATAGCtttgaaaaagttattaatgGATGTTTGGCTAAATGCAAAAAAATATccttctgttttctttttcgtAACACACGCACTGACCTCCCTACTAATAACTAATCATAGCTTTGAGAAGTCGAACACcattgaagttaaaaaaaaaaaagctgattgtttctttttttcagaATGCAGTCTACGTTTTGGGGAGAAAAAGGAAGTTAAAGTAGATTAAACGCATTTGATGCAGAGTAAAGCAAAACAGCAATACAAGTATTTGAATAAC
Coding sequences:
- the LOC106766948 gene encoding 60S ribosomal protein L37-3-like, coding for MGKGTGSFGKRRNKTHTLCVRCGRRSFHLQKSRCAACAFPAARTRKYNWSVKAIRRKTTGTGRMRYLRHVPRRFKSGFREGTEAAPRKRGTATTA